A single region of the Sorghum bicolor cultivar BTx623 chromosome 7, Sorghum_bicolor_NCBIv3, whole genome shotgun sequence genome encodes:
- the LOC8074070 gene encoding protein CHUP1, chloroplastic — protein sequence MKEEIMFDNQTKPCRSRVDSKSNSSSLKPKFGSSWGSQIVKGFTADKKTKKTAAIASKKPPLANVENVNQTNQQIPYHSRVKRSLIGDFPCSPAGAQVHPHVFDCHNIRSPASHDLFLELDHLREQLRESKERELALQSELRQCRENPKVSELEKELDSMRDEVDRLARLKTSLEAEKTNISEQLSALSSMVEHHEENVRLDGHGNRIPSVNGDNTPSENLEFEVVELRRLNKELQFQKRNLAIKLSSAESKLAGLEKNAESDIVAKVQAEASLLRHTNANLSKQVEGLQMSRLTEVEELAYLRWINSCLRHELCNSDQAARAMTDIDCNGVMAFNEGDGGEGDAKNAEDSSDIKFSIAERIKQWSQNDKSCQASKKEALLDRAWIEAAEARSPTRRHSLGGPKGCAQDFNIIKRRQSDTFISLLDATDESFACNKDPTIREKRDLLVDKYDFGRSESSRFVLSKPEVCKSQCLDVEKRALRIPNPPPRPSVSVSNSGPSNGSTVNPPRPPPPPPPPKFSSKSTGVMKRAPQVAELYHSLMRRDTKKDTSSGGICEAANSANVRSSMIGEIENRSSHLQAIKADVETQGEFVKSLIKEVTSAAYKDIEDVVAFVKWLDDELGFLVDERAVLKHFDWPEKKADTLREAAFGYQDLKKLESEVSNYKDDPRLPCEIALKKMVTLSEKTERGVYNLLRTREAMMRQCKEFNIPTDWMLDNNLISKIKFASVKLAKMYMKRVAMELQYMGPLNKDPALEYMLLQAVRFAFRMHQFAGGFDPETMDAFEELRNLVHVRNSTQ from the exons ATGAAAGAGGAAATCATGTTTGACAACCAAACAAAGCCATGCAGATCAAGGGTTGACTCCAAAAGCAATTCGAGTTCTCTGAAACCTAAGTTTGGATCCTCATGGGGTTCCCAAATTGTCAAAGGTTTTACAGCAGACAAGAAAACCAAGAAGACAGCAGCAATTGCAAGCAAAAAACCACCTCTTGCAAATGTCGAAAATGTCAATCAGACCAACCAACAGATTCCGTACCACTCTAGGGTGAAAAGATCCCTTATCGGGGACTTCCCTTGTTCACCTGCTGGTGCTCAAGTCCACCCCCATGTCTTTGATTGCCACAATATTAGGTCCCCAGCATCCCATGATCTTTTTCTTGAGTTGGATCATCTCAGGGAGCAACTACGTGAGTCGAAAGAAAGGGAATTAGCATTACAGTCAGAGTTGCGGCAATGCAGAGAAAACCCAAAAGTTTCAGAACTTGAGAAGGAGCTTGATTCTATGAGGGATGAAGTTGACAGGCTTGCACGACTGAAGACTTCATTAGAAGCTGAGAAAACAAACATATCTGAACAATTATCAGCTCTATCTTCTATGGTAGAACATCATGAAGAAAATGTAAGGTTAGATGGCCATGGCAACCGGATACCTAGTGTAAATGGGGACAATACACCTTCAGAAAACTTGGAGTTCGAAGTTGTTGAACTACGCCGGTTAAACAAAGAACTACAGTTTCAGAAACGAAatcttgcaattaagctctCTTCAGCTGAATCCAAATTGGCTGGCCTTGAGAAGAATGCAGAG AGTGATATAGTTGCCAAGGTTCAAGCTGAGGCATCGTTGCTGAGGCACACAAATGCAAACCTAAGCAAGCAAGTTGAGGGATTGCAAATGAGTCGGCTAACAGAGGTTGAGGAGCTTGCTTATCTTCGGTGGATCAATTCATGTCTACGCCATGAGCTCTGTAACTCAGATCAAGCAGCTAGAGCAATGACGGATATAGATTGCAATGGTGTCATGGCTTTTAATGAGGGTGATGGTGGTGAAGGTGATGCAAAAAATGCTGAGGACAGTTCTGATATAAAATTCAGCATTGCAGAACGCATCAAGCAGTGGTCCCAGAATGATAAGAGTTGCCAAGCATCTAAAAAGGAAGCCCTTCTTGATAGGGCGTGGATTGAAGCTGCAGAAGCACGAAGCCCGACACGTAGGCATTCACTTGGTGGACCAAAGGGATGTGCACAAGACTTCAACATCATTAAAAGAAGGCAATCTGATACCTTTATCAGCCTTCTGGATGCAACAGATGAGTCATTTGCCTGTAATAAGGATCCTACAATCAGGGAGAAGCGTGACCTTCTTGTGGACAAGTATGATTTTGGTCGATCTGAAAGTTCAAGATTTGTTCTCAGCAAGCCAGAAGTATGCAAGTCACAGTGTCTGGATGTTGAAAAGCGTGCATTGCGCATCCCTAATCCTCCACCAAGACCTTCTGTTTCCGTGTCAAATTCTGGTCCATCAAATGGATCGACTGTAAATCCACCACgaccaccgccgccaccgcctcctccaAAGTTTTCCTCAAAAAGTACTGGGGTCATGAAGAGGGCACCTCAGGTCGCAGAGCTCTACCATTCACTTATGAGAAGGGACACCAAAAAGGATACTTCCAGTGGTGGAATCTGTGAAGCAGCTAACTCTGCGAATGTGCGGAGTAGCATGATTGGTGAAATCGAGAACCGCTCGTCCCATTTGCAAGCT ATCAAGGCAGATGTTGAAACTCAGGGTGAATTTGTGAAATCATTGATTAAGGAGGTGACTAGTGCAGCCTACAAAGATATCGAAGATGTGGTTGCATTTGTGAAGTGGCTAGATGATGAACTTGGCTTCCTA GTGGATGAGAGAGCAGTGTTGAAGCATTTTGATTGGCCTGAGAAGAAGGCAGACACTCTACGAGAGGCAGCTTTTGGCTACCAGGACCTGAAGAAGTTGGAATCGGAAGTTTCAAACTATAAAGATGATCCACGTCTACCCTGTGAAATCGCGCTGAAGAAAATGGTTACACTATCTGAAAA GACTGAGAGAGGTGTCTACAATCTTCTAAGGACAAGAGAGGCTATGATGAGGCAGTGCAAGGAGTTTAATATTCCAACCGACTGGATGCTTGATAACAAtcttattagcaag ATAAAGTTTGCATCTGTGAAATTAGCGAAGATGTACATGAAAAGGGTTGCAATGGAGCTTCAATACATGGGCCCTCTGAATAAGGATCCAGCTCTGGAGTACATGCTGCTTCAGGCTGTGAGATTTGCCTTCAGGATGCATCAG TTTGCTGGAGGTTTCGACCCGGAGACCATGGATGCATTTGAAGAGCTGAGGAACCTTGTTCACGTCAGAAATAGCACCCAATAG